A window of Hymenobacter siberiensis genomic DNA:
CAAAGGCCGCGCCGCCGAGCTGATTGGCACCGATTTCCTCACGCCGGTGCTGCAAATTCACTCCATCGAAGCCCGGCACGCGGCGCACATTCGCACCATGCGCGGCCAGCAGCCCTGGGTGAGCCTCGGCGACGACCTGGCCACCGATGCCCGGTTCCAAGCTGCTTACACCAGCGGCGTGGCCAGCAGCACGAAGACGGCCATCGCCCTGGGCGGCACTACCTACGGCATTCCGGCCTACAACCCGGCCCGGCCCAGCCCAGCCGAGAGCAACCAGCAGCAGGGAGCCGCCGGCACCAAGCTTGCCGTGCTCATTACCACGGGCATCGGCAGCACCACCTACCTGGCGGATGACGCCGCCGCCGCCTTCGACGAGCCCCTGCAGGCCGCCGAGGTGCTGGATAGCTCCCGTGCCGGGGGCCTGCTGGCGTAGGTACCGTTGCCGCTTAGCCGTTGTCATTCCGACGCAGAAGGAATCTGAGGCAAGCTTTTGCTGGCTTTATCCAGATTCCTCCTGCGTCGGAATGACAACGGCGGAGCAGCACTTTTTCAGCCGCCGGCCGGCTGTGCCCCTCCGCAGGGCGGGCTTTGTTTTTTAGGGCTTTGCAACCAATGGATGGGTAGCGAGTACCTTTGTAATGGCTGGAACCCGGCTTCTCGGGTTAGCGGGCTGGCTTGAATACTTTACCAATGTCTGACCACACTTTTTTGCCCGCCTGGCGGGAGCAGTCGCTGGGGCGACGCGTGTTTCTACGGGTTTCGGCGGCTTCGGCAGCCTCAGTGGCCCTGATTGCGGCGGGTTGCTCCACCACCATCGTTACTCCCACCCCCGCCGACCCCTACCAGCTGGCGCTGCCAACCGGCGACCCGGGCCTGTTGTACTACGCCTACCTGATGGCCCTGGCCCAGACCACCCTCTACCAGAAGGTGATGGATGCCCCGCCCACCGACCTGACCGCCGCCGAGCGCGCCGTTTTTGTCGACCTGCGCGACCATAAAGTGGTGCACCAGCAAACCATCCGCTACCTCATCGACCCCACGGGCATCAATCAACTGCTGCCCACCGATTTTACATTCAGCCTCAGCAAGTTCACGCTGACCACCCGCGCCGGCGTACTGGCTGCCGCCCAGCAGCTGGCCGACCTGGCCGCCGCGGCCTACCCCGTGCTGCTGCCTTTGTTCACCAGCAGCAGCATTCCGAAGCGCACGCTGCTCCTCAAAATGTCATCGGTGCAGGCCCGCCACGCGGCGGCCGTGCGCGACCTGCTCACGCCCGGCTCGTTTGCCAACAGCGACGTGGTGGACAGCGCCGGCCAGCTGCTCACCAAAACCCCTACCGAAGTGACGGCGGCCCTGGCCCCCTACTTCGCTCCTTACGTTATTTCCGTGGCCGGCCTGGCTGTTCCTGTATGAAGCTGATTTCCCTTCTCGACCAACTGGCGGCCGCACCAGCCACTGCCGCGCCGGCCCCCCGCCGCGCCCTGCTGGCCCAGCTGGGCCGCGCCGCCGTGGCGGCACTGCCGCTGAGTGCCGCAGCCCTGCCCGCCGCCGCCGCGCCTACGGATACGTCGTACGATGCCGTAACGCAGCTGCTCTTGCTCGAGCGTACTCAGGTGGCGCTTTATACCCAGGGCCTGGCCGCTACCGGCCTAATTCCTACGGCCCAAACTGCCGATTTCCAGCGCCTGCTGGCCCACCAGACCCAGCACGCCGCCCTGCTGCTGAAAGCCCTCCAGGATGCCGGAGCAATTGTGCCGGCCCTGCCCCGGTTCGATTTCAGCGGCCGGCATAATGTAGCCACCAACCCGGAGTTGTTCCCGGCCGTGCTCACCAGCTACGATGCCTTCCTGGCCCTGGCCCAGCAGCTGGAAGACCTGGGTGTGCGCATCTACAAAACCTACATATTCACCATCGCCGACCCGCAGCTACTCCGAGCCGCCCTGCGCATTCACGCCGTTGAGGCCGAGCATTCGGCCCACATTCGGGGGCTGCGCAAGGGCCGGGGCGCGGTAGTGCAGTACTGGCCCAGCGAGGAAGATGCCACCATTGTGCGGCCCACTGCCGCGCAGGGCCTGACCACTGCCGCCACCGGCGGCGAGGAAACCGGCGTCCAGTACGTGACGCCGGGGGTGCCAGTGCCGTTCGCTTCGTTCCTACTCATCAGGGCCAATACGGCTATTCACGACCCCGCTCTGGCTGAGGCTTTTGATGAGCCCGTAAGCAGCACAGTAGCCCAGACCGCACTTAATCTGTTCGTCTGAGCCGGAGTTGTAAGATTTTGGCTTTTTATTCGAAAAGAGTGGCCCTGGCTGCTCTTTTTGCGTATCGGGGCAGCTGATATACCTGTTCAGGCACTTCAGGTATTATGAAAATACCAGTTATATATAGTAACTTTAATATCAGATAGCCCGGCTCACTAATATAACCGGAAGTGTATCTGCTTAGTATTCCATCGTCCTTTTTCCTTCCGCTATGCTAGACTACATGAAAATGATTCTGATGAAAGTCAGCTTCAACAAGGCCCTGTTTGAGAAAGAGTTGCGCAAGGCGCTCAATGTAATTCCCACCATTGAGGTGCCTGATTTCCGTACCTGGTGCTACCAGCAATTTGCCCGCCTCTACCGGCGGGTGCTGAAGCGGGTGTTTGGCGAGCTTAGCTTGGGCGTGTAACACTGTGCGGTAAGCTTTAACTTGCGGTTAGTTAGTTAGTTGTTCGTTGATTCGGCAAGCGAAAGCTTACCGCACATCTGTTACAAACCTGATGTTCCGTTTCAGGCCTTCGTAGCCCGTGCGTTTCACGGCCGACTGCCGGAACAGCTCCGTGAATAATTCGTGGGTGATTTCGCGCCAGTCGCCGGGCGTCAGGTCTTTCAGGCCCGGCGCGGGGTTGAACTGGGGCTCATTGTGCGGCTTCGAGAAGCGGTTCCACGGGCACACGTCCTGGCAGATGTCGCAACCGAACACCCAGTTGCCGAATTGCCCGGCTACTTCGGTCGGAATCTGGTCCTTGAGCTCGATGGTGAAGTAGCTGATGCACTTGCTGCCGTCCACCACGTAGGGCTCGGTGATGGCCTGGGTAGGGCAGGCGTCTACGCACTTGGTGCAGGTGCCGCAGTAGTCCCGGATGGGGCCGTCGGCGGGTAGTTCCACGTCCACAATCAACTCGGCAATGAAGTAGAACGAGCCGTGGCCAGGCGTTATTAGGTTCGCGTTTTTACCTACCCAGCCGAGGCCCGATTTCTTGGCCCATGCCTTATCCAATACCGGCGCGGAATCGACGAAGCAGCGCCCACCAATGGCCCCAATCTCGGCTTCCATATCGGCCAGCAGCGTTTTCATCTTGTCTTTAATGACGAAGTGATAATCGCGGCCATAGGCGTATTTACTGATTTTAAGGGTGTCGTCGGGCTGCTGGGTTTCGGGCGCGGGGTAGTAGTTGAGCAGCAGCGAAATCACCGATTTGGCCCCATCCACCAGCAGGCGCGGGTCGAGGCGCTTGTCGAAGTGGTTTTCCATGTAGCCCATCTTGCCGTTCATGCGGCGCGTGAGCCAGGTTTCGAGGCGCGGGGCTTCCTCTTCCAGGAATTCCGCCTTTGATATGCCGCAGGCCATGAAGCCGAGCTCTGCCGCGCGGCGCTTGATGAAGGGTGCCCATTGGGATTGGGGAAGCATAGGCAACGGAGCTAAAGGGGTTGCAAAGAAACAGGGAACGCGCCGCTGAAGGCGGCGCGTTCCCTGATAGTGTACCGTGGACTCTGCGAGTCCGCGCGGCTGAACGCTCTCATGCGCGGACTCGCAGAGTCCACGGTACAAGCCCTACGACGTTATCTCGTCAAACAAGCTGCCTGAGTTACCGCGCATCTGCTGGGGCAGCAGGCGGCCCAGGTGCTGGTATGCGGCCTCCGTGGCCTCCCGGCCCCGCGAAGTGCGCTTGATGTAGCCTTCCTGAATCAGGAAGGGCTCGTACACTTCCTCAATGGTTTCGCCCTCCTCGCCGCACGCGGTGGCGATGGTGCTGATGCCCACCGGGCCACCCTTGAACTTATCGATGATGGTGGTCAGGATGCGCTTGTCCATGTCGTCGAGGCCGCGGGCGTCCACATCGAGGGCATTGAGGGCGAACTGCGCGATTTCGACCGTGATGGTGCCATCGCCCTTGATTTGGGCAAAGTCGCGGGTGCGGCGCAGCAGGTTGTTGGCAATGCGGGGTGTGCCGCGCGAGCGCCGGGCAATTTCAAACGCGGCGTCGTCGTGAATGGGCGTACCAAGAATCTCGGCCGAACGCAGCACGATGGTGGTCAGCAGCTTGGAATCATAATACTCCAGGCGGGCCGAGATGCCGAAGCGGGCACGCAGCGGAGCCGTGAGCATGCCCGAGCGCGTGGTAGCGCCCACCAGGGTGAAGGGCGAGAGCGAAATCTGCACCGAGCGGGCGTTGGGGCCCGAATCGAGCATGATGTCGATGCGGTAGTCCTCCATCGCCGAGTATAGGTACTCTTCCACCACAGGGTTCAGGCGGTGAATCTCGTCGATGAACAGCACATCGTGCGGCTCCAGATTGGTGAGCAGGCCGGCCAGGTCGGAGGGCTTATCCAGCACCGGGCCGCTGGTCATCTTGATGCCCGAGCCCAACTCATTGGCAATGATGTGGGAGAGGGTGGTTTTGCCCAGGCCAGGGGGGCCGTGCAGCAGGACGTGGTCGAGGGCATCGCCGCGCAGCTTGGCGGCGGCCACGAAGACTTTCAGATTCTCCAGAATCTTCTCCTGACCCGTGAAATCATCGAAACTGAGCGGCCGCAGGGCCTTGTCAATGTCCTTATCGGTGGCATCGAAGTGCTCGTTGTCGCCGGTGAGATAGGCTTCGCGCATAGTGATATTACTAAAATGATTGGTCGCTTGTTGCTAAGCTAATGAGTAACTTATTTGAGTGTAAAAAAGCTCCTTTGGCAAAGAATAAATAACGTCATGCCGAGCGCAGCCGAGGCATATCGCGTGGGGCAGTAACTCAAGCGATTGGTTTACTTGAGCACGCGAGATGCCTCGACTGCGCTCGGCATGACGGTCTTTTTTGGTTACACGAAATGCCTTAAGCTACTCGTGCAGCAGCACTTCAATATCAAGGTGCAGCCAGTCGGTTTCCCAAGATTTGTGATTGAGGCGGGCCGAAAGGTGCTTGCCGGCATCGAGCAAGCGCGCCACGGTTTCGTTGCGGCCCTCGGGCAGGTAGCCGAGCCACACGTTGGCCGGGTCGGTGGCGGGGGCAGTGTGCACCTGCACGGCCCAGTCGTCGTAGTGGCTATCGGCCTCGCGGGTGAGCAGCAGGGCCTGACCGACCTCTAGCTCGGGCTCGTATTTCTCCAGATTGGGGCGGTGCGAGGTGCCGGCCACGAGGCATTCGAGCAGCACGAGGGGTTCGGTAGCGGGTACGATTTTCATCATAGGGCCAAATTACGGCATGGGCAGCGGTATTGGGCACTGGCGCGAGTTACGCTGCGCGAAACTCGCGCCGATAATGTTGGGAGGCTGCGCCTTCCCTGCCGCGCCAGCGGCAATCCGGGGCCGAACCGGCCGCGCCGTTCTACCGGGCCGTTCCATGGGAGGCACAGCCTCCCCCGAATGGTCGGCACGAGTTACGCTACGCTAAACTCGCGCCAGCATGGGCGGCTTTATTAAGAAGCTGTTTAGAAAGAATACTGGAAACGACGTACTACTTGACCAGTAACTAATGTTGATGCCAGAAAAAACGGCCGCCTCATTGCTGGGGCGGCCATTTTGCGTTTTGCTGGGCACAAGCGAAAGCATGCGCTACGAGACAGGCTTACTTAAACGCCTGAATACCCGTAATGTCCGCGCCCGTAATCAGCAGGTGAATGTCGTGGGTGCCTTCGTAGGTCACCACCGATTCCAGGTTCATCATGTGGCGCATGATGGGGTACTCGCCGGTGATGCCCATGCCGCCGTGAATCTGGCGGGCTTCGCGGGCCACGTGCAGGGCCATTTCGACGCTGTTGCGTTTGGCCATGCTGATTTGGGAGCTGGTGGCTTTGCCTTCGTTTTTGAGCACGCCCAAGCGCCAGGCCATAAGCTGGGCTTTGGTAATTTCGGTAATCATTTCGGCCAGTTTCTTCTGCTGGAGCTGGAAGCCGCCGATGGGCTGGCCGAACTGCTCGCGCTGGAGCGAGTATTTCAGGGCCGACTCGTAGCAGTCGATGGCCGCGCCGATGGCACCCCAGGCAATGCCGAAGCGGGCCGAATCGAGGCAGGAGAGCGGGCCTTTCAGGCCGTCGATGTTGGGCAGAATATTCTCTTTAGGGATTTTCACGTCCTCAAACACCAGCTCGCCGGTGGTGCTGGCGCGCAGGCTCCACTTGTTGTGGATTTCGGGCGTGCTGAAGCCTTCCATGCCGCGCTCCACGATGACGCCTTTGATGCGGCCCTGCTCATTTTTGGCCCAGACAACGGCCACCTGGCACTCGGGCGAGTTCGAAATCCACATCTTGGCGCCGTTCAGCAGGTAATGGTCGCCCATGTCCTTGATGTTGGTGGTCATGCCGCCGGGGTTTGAGCCGTGGTCGGGCTCGGTGAGGCCGAAGCAGCCCAGCCACTCGCCGCTGGCGAGCTTGGGCAGGTACTTGTGGCGCTGTTCTTCCGAGCCGTAGGCGTAGATGGGGAACATCACCAGCGAGCCCTGCACCGAGGCCGTGGAGCGCATGCCAGAATCGCCGCGCTCGATTTCCTGCATGATGAGGCCGTAGCTGATGTAGTCCATGCCGCCGCCGCCGTATTCCTGCGGGATGGTGGGACCGAAGGCACCCACGTCGCCAAACTTGCGCACGATTTCGCTCGGAAAATGCGCGTCCTGCGCCCATTTCTCGATGTTGGGGCTGATTTCCTTCTTCACGAAGTCGCGGATGGACTGGCGGATGAGCAGGTGCTCCTCGGTCAGCAGACCGTCGAGGTCGAAATAATCGGTGAAGCCGTTGGCGTTGGTACTGCCTTTCTGGGCGGTGTGGGCTTTGGCTTCGGGGGAGAGAACGTCGGCTTCGGAGGACATGGGCGGAGATTGGGAGTTGGAGGTGGGAATTTTAGCAAAGATAACAGGCCGGCCGCTGGGCGGTAGCGCCTGGGAGTAAGTACTAAAGCCGAATAATCGGCCGTCGGTTCGGCCACGGCCGGCAATTTCCCGTTTCTTTACCTGAATCCCACCCACCCGGGTGAGCCGCCGCTTATTCCCAACCATATTATGACTCCAACACGCTACTTATGCCCACTCCCCTACCTGCCGTTCATCATAAAAAGCTGAATCAGCTGGAAGCCACGGCCATTTGCGGCAACGACATTTCGTCGTCGTGCCTCTACGTGTCGGCGCTTTCCATCGGCTTTGCCGGGCAATACGCCTGGATTGCGCTACTCATTGTGGCGGGCCTGCTGTACCTGTTCCGCAAGATTTACGGCGAGGTAGTGGGCGCCCTGCCCCTCAACGGCGGCGCCTACAACGTGCTGCTAAACACCACCAGCAAGAGCAATGCCGCCATTGCGGCCTGCCTCACCATCCTCTCCTACATGGCCACGGCGGTGCTGAGCGCGGGCGAGGGCATGAACTACCTGTACCTGATTGCCCCCATTCCGCACCTGCCGGTGCTGTGGGCCACGGCCGGGCTGCTGGTGTTTTTCCTGCTGCTCACGTCGGCGGGCATGTCGGAATCGGCCATCGTGGCGGTGGTCATTTTTATTGCCCACCTCATATCGCTCACGCTGCTGGTGCTGGCGGGCGGGTGGTTTGTGTGGCAGCACGGCCTCACCACGCTGCACCTCAACTATGCGCAGCCGGTGGTGGGCGGCAGCATCCTGGTGGCGCTATTCCTGGGGTTTAGCGCGGCCATGCTGGGCATTTCGGGCTTCGAAAGCTCGGCCAACTTCGTGGAGGAGCAGGCTCCCGGCGTGTTCCTCAAAACGCTGCGCAACATGTGGCTGGTGGTGAGCTTCTTCAACCCGGTGATTGCCCTGCTGGCGGTGGCCGTGGTGCCGCTGGCCACGGTGGGCGAGCACCAGGAAACCCTGCTTTCTTACCTGGGCCAGCAAACCGGCGGCCCCTGGCTGGCCACGGTTATATCCATCGATGCCGTGACGGTGCTTTCCGGGGCCGTGCTCACGAGCTTCGTGGGCGTGAGCGGCCTGATAAAGCGCATGGCGCTGGACCGCATCTGGCCGCAGTTTTTCCTCAAGGAAAACCGCCGGGGAGCCAACTACATCATCCTGACCATTTTTTTCGCGCTGTGCGTGTCCATTCTGGCCATTACGCAGGGCGAGCTCGAAACGCTGGCGGGCGTGTACACTATCTCCTTTTTGGCGGTAATGGCCTTTTTCGCCGTCGGCAACTTCCTGCTGAAGGTGAAGCGCGGCAAACTGCCGCGGCCGGTGTACGCGGGCGTGTTCAGCGTATTTCTGGCCCTGGTGGGCGTGCTGGCCGGCCTGTATGGCAACATTCAGAAGAATCCGGCCTACCTGGTGGTATTCCTGCAGTACTTCATTCCGTCGGCCCTCATCGTGTATGCCATGCTGGAGCGCATTGCCATTCTCAACCTGGTGCTGGCCGGGGCTACGTCGTTCTACGAGGGGTTCCGGCGGGCGGCCATCAGCAGCCAGGTCACCATCCGACGCCTGGTACATGACCTTAACAAACAAGAGTTTGTGTATTTCACGAAGGGCGATAACGTGGCCAACCTCAACAAGGTGATGACCTACGTGGAGGAAAATGAATTCACCAACCGCCTCAAAATCGTGATGCTGCTGAAACTCGACCAAGCCGTGCCCGAGGGCCTGCTCACCGACCTGAACGTGCTGGACCGCGCCTACCCCAACATTCACATGGAGTTTGTGACGCGCATCGGCACCTTCGGCCCGGAGCTGATTGACGAGCTGTCGCAAGAATGGAGCATCCCAAAAAACTTCATGTTCATCGGCTCGCCCGGCGACAAGTTCCCCTACCAGATTTCGGAGCTGGGCGGCGTGCGCCTCATCATCTGACCACGGATTTTTCGGATTTTGTGGACGACATTCTGAACAGCAAGAAGGCCTGCCAATTGGCAGGCCTTCTTTGATTGATGCCGGGCTAACAGATTCGCCCATGGAATCCGGGGAACTGCGGCTAACTGACCAAGCCGACTTTCTTTAACAACAGACACGCACTATTTTTTCCAGGTGAGTGACTTTCTATTAGTCAGTTACTAGCAAGCGGCCACGGGGGAGGTTAAGGGGGCGGGGCGGGCTTTTCAATTCAGAATCAGCTAACTCCATTGGCTGAACGTCCTTAGAAAAAGTTCACGGGCTGGGCCAATGGCAACATTTTCATTTAGTTGCAGCCTCAATGTTCAATCTTCACCTTCTTATCCTCCCCCACGCATGGACGCAATGAAAACCAAAGCTTACGGTGCCAGCAATTCCATTTTCAACGGCCTTTCCGAGATGGAAATCGAGCGCCAGGCCCCCAAGGCCGACGAGGTGCACA
This region includes:
- a CDS encoding ferritin-like domain-containing protein, giving the protein MSDHTFLPAWREQSLGRRVFLRVSAASAASVALIAAGCSTTIVTPTPADPYQLALPTGDPGLLYYAYLMALAQTTLYQKVMDAPPTDLTAAERAVFVDLRDHKVVHQQTIRYLIDPTGINQLLPTDFTFSLSKFTLTTRAGVLAAAQQLADLAAAAYPVLLPLFTSSSIPKRTLLLKMSSVQARHAAAVRDLLTPGSFANSDVVDSAGQLLTKTPTEVTAALAPYFAPYVISVAGLAVPV
- a CDS encoding ferritin-like domain-containing protein; the encoded protein is MKLISLLDQLAAAPATAAPAPRRALLAQLGRAAVAALPLSAAALPAAAAPTDTSYDAVTQLLLLERTQVALYTQGLAATGLIPTAQTADFQRLLAHQTQHAALLLKALQDAGAIVPALPRFDFSGRHNVATNPELFPAVLTSYDAFLALAQQLEDLGVRIYKTYIFTIADPQLLRAALRIHAVEAEHSAHIRGLRKGRGAVVQYWPSEEDATIVRPTAAQGLTTAATGGEETGVQYVTPGVPVPFASFLLIRANTAIHDPALAEAFDEPVSSTVAQTALNLFV
- the queG gene encoding tRNA epoxyqueuosine(34) reductase QueG — encoded protein: MLPQSQWAPFIKRRAAELGFMACGISKAEFLEEEAPRLETWLTRRMNGKMGYMENHFDKRLDPRLLVDGAKSVISLLLNYYPAPETQQPDDTLKISKYAYGRDYHFVIKDKMKTLLADMEAEIGAIGGRCFVDSAPVLDKAWAKKSGLGWVGKNANLITPGHGSFYFIAELIVDVELPADGPIRDYCGTCTKCVDACPTQAITEPYVVDGSKCISYFTIELKDQIPTEVAGQFGNWVFGCDICQDVCPWNRFSKPHNEPQFNPAPGLKDLTPGDWREITHELFTELFRQSAVKRTGYEGLKRNIRFVTDVR
- the ruvB gene encoding Holliday junction branch migration DNA helicase RuvB, whose translation is MREAYLTGDNEHFDATDKDIDKALRPLSFDDFTGQEKILENLKVFVAAAKLRGDALDHVLLHGPPGLGKTTLSHIIANELGSGIKMTSGPVLDKPSDLAGLLTNLEPHDVLFIDEIHRLNPVVEEYLYSAMEDYRIDIMLDSGPNARSVQISLSPFTLVGATTRSGMLTAPLRARFGISARLEYYDSKLLTTIVLRSAEILGTPIHDDAAFEIARRSRGTPRIANNLLRRTRDFAQIKGDGTITVEIAQFALNALDVDARGLDDMDKRILTTIIDKFKGGPVGISTIATACGEEGETIEEVYEPFLIQEGYIKRTSRGREATEAAYQHLGRLLPQQMRGNSGSLFDEITS
- a CDS encoding HIRAN domain-containing protein, giving the protein MMKIVPATEPLVLLECLVAGTSHRPNLEKYEPELEVGQALLLTREADSHYDDWAVQVHTAPATDPANVWLGYLPEGRNETVARLLDAGKHLSARLNHKSWETDWLHLDIEVLLHE
- a CDS encoding acyl-CoA dehydrogenase family protein — its product is MSSEADVLSPEAKAHTAQKGSTNANGFTDYFDLDGLLTEEHLLIRQSIRDFVKKEISPNIEKWAQDAHFPSEIVRKFGDVGAFGPTIPQEYGGGGMDYISYGLIMQEIERGDSGMRSTASVQGSLVMFPIYAYGSEEQRHKYLPKLASGEWLGCFGLTEPDHGSNPGGMTTNIKDMGDHYLLNGAKMWISNSPECQVAVVWAKNEQGRIKGVIVERGMEGFSTPEIHNKWSLRASTTGELVFEDVKIPKENILPNIDGLKGPLSCLDSARFGIAWGAIGAAIDCYESALKYSLQREQFGQPIGGFQLQQKKLAEMITEITKAQLMAWRLGVLKNEGKATSSQISMAKRNSVEMALHVAREARQIHGGMGITGEYPIMRHMMNLESVVTYEGTHDIHLLITGADITGIQAFK
- a CDS encoding APC family permease gives rise to the protein MPTPLPAVHHKKLNQLEATAICGNDISSSCLYVSALSIGFAGQYAWIALLIVAGLLYLFRKIYGEVVGALPLNGGAYNVLLNTTSKSNAAIAACLTILSYMATAVLSAGEGMNYLYLIAPIPHLPVLWATAGLLVFFLLLTSAGMSESAIVAVVIFIAHLISLTLLVLAGGWFVWQHGLTTLHLNYAQPVVGGSILVALFLGFSAAMLGISGFESSANFVEEQAPGVFLKTLRNMWLVVSFFNPVIALLAVAVVPLATVGEHQETLLSYLGQQTGGPWLATVISIDAVTVLSGAVLTSFVGVSGLIKRMALDRIWPQFFLKENRRGANYIILTIFFALCVSILAITQGELETLAGVYTISFLAVMAFFAVGNFLLKVKRGKLPRPVYAGVFSVFLALVGVLAGLYGNIQKNPAYLVVFLQYFIPSALIVYAMLERIAILNLVLAGATSFYEGFRRAAISSQVTIRRLVHDLNKQEFVYFTKGDNVANLNKVMTYVEENEFTNRLKIVMLLKLDQAVPEGLLTDLNVLDRAYPNIHMEFVTRIGTFGPELIDELSQEWSIPKNFMFIGSPGDKFPYQISELGGVRLII